Below is a genomic region from Pseudomonadota bacterium.
GATCCTCGCCAAGGCGGGCGCGATGGAGTACACCATCATCGTCACGGCGAACGCGAACGAACCTGCGTCGCTGCTGTACCTGGCCCCTTATGCTGGCTGCGCGATGGGCGAGTACTTCATGTACACCGAGAAGAAGGACGTGCTCATCATCTATGATGATCTCACGAAGCACGCCAAGGCCTACCGCGAGATGTCGCTTCTCCTGCGCCGTCCGCCGGGTCGTGAGGCCTACCCCGGTGACGTGTTCTTCCTCCACTCCCGCCTGCTCGAGCGCGCCGCGCGCCTGAGCGACGAGGAGGGCGGCGGATCGATGACGGCGCTGCCCATCATCGAGACCCAGCTGGGCGACGTGTCGGCGTACATCCCGACGAACGTCATCTCCATCACCGACGGGCAGATCTTCCTCGACAACGATCTCTTCTACCAGGGCATCCGCCCCGCGGTCGACGTCGGTCTGTCGGTGTCGCGCGTGGGTGGTGCCGCGCAGGTGAAGGCGATGAAGCAGGTGGCGGGCCAGCTGCGTCTCGACCTCGCCCAGTTCCGCGAGCTGGCCGCATTCACCAAGTTCAGCGCCGACGAGCTCGACAAGGCCAGCCGTGACCAGCTGCGCCGCGGCGAGCGCGTGGTGCAGGCGCTGGTGCAGAAGCAGTTCCAGCCCTTGCCCAACGAAGAAGAGGTGGCGTTCATCTTTGCCGCCGTCAACGGCTATCTCGATGAGCTCCCCGTTACCTCGGTGAGCCGCTTCGAGGAGCGCTATCTCACCAGGTTGCGCGCCGACGGCGCCGACATCCTCGCGTCCATTCGCGAGAAGAAGGCCATCGACGACGAGACCCTGGGCAAGCTGAAGAGCTTCCTCGAGGCGTTCGTCAAGAGCTTCGCGGCTGAGCAGCAGGCGACGCGCGCATAGCGGCGGCATCGCGTCGGGGGCGGTCCCCCGACGCGACCGCGAATTTGGAGCAGCTCCATGGCAGGCGTAAGAGAAATCAAAGGGCGCATCAAGTCGGTGCGCAACATCCAGCAGATCACCAAGGCCATGAAGATGGTGGCCGCCGCTCGCATCAAGAAGGTGGAGACGCGCATGAAAGCCGCGCGGCCCTTCGCCTACAAGATGCAGGAGGTGGTGGGAGAGCTCACCTCGCAGCTCGAGGGTGCCCTCGATCCATTGATGGAGGCCCGCCCCGTGAAGCGCGTGGCCGTGCTCGTGGTGAGTGCCGACAAAGGGCTCTGCGGCTCGTACAACAACAACGTGGTCAAGGCGGCGATGCAGGCCCTGAAGGGGCACGTCGAAGCGGGCCGTGAGGTCGTGGTCATCCCGGTAGGCAGCAAGGGCTATCGCTTCTTCCTGCGCCGCCCCTACCCCATCGAGAACGTCATGACCGGGTGGAACCCGGATTTCGACACCGCGCGCGCGCTGGCGGACACGCTCACCGAGATGTTCACCAGCGGCAAGGTCGAT
It encodes:
- a CDS encoding F0F1 ATP synthase subunit alpha, yielding MTIRADEISDIIKKEIQGFDAEVREVNYGTVIQVGDNIATVYGLSEARAGEMLLFEKTGIYGIVFNLEENTIGSVIVGRDTEIKEGDRVVRTGKIVEVPVGPQLLGRVVNPLGEPADGKGPLNATATRPTEWVAPTVVERQPVGVPMATGLKAIDAMVPIGRGQRELIIGDRGTGKTAIAVDAILNQKGKDVICVYVSVGQKTNNVAAIAEILAKAGAMEYTIIVTANANEPASLLYLAPYAGCAMGEYFMYTEKKDVLIIYDDLTKHAKAYREMSLLLRRPPGREAYPGDVFFLHSRLLERAARLSDEEGGGSMTALPIIETQLGDVSAYIPTNVISITDGQIFLDNDLFYQGIRPAVDVGLSVSRVGGAAQVKAMKQVAGQLRLDLAQFRELAAFTKFSADELDKASRDQLRRGERVVQALVQKQFQPLPNEEEVAFIFAAVNGYLDELPVTSVSRFEERYLTRLRADGADILASIREKKAIDDETLGKLKSFLEAFVKSFAAEQQATRA
- the atpG gene encoding ATP synthase F1 subunit gamma, which translates into the protein MAGVREIKGRIKSVRNIQQITKAMKMVAAARIKKVETRMKAARPFAYKMQEVVGELTSQLEGALDPLMEARPVKRVAVLVVSADKGLCGSYNNNVVKAAMQALKGHVEAGREVVVIPVGSKGYRFFLRRPYPIENVMTGWNPDFDTARALADTLTEMFTSGKVDEVHVVYTRVISALTQEAKTDRLLPLASEKTPEHVLPYMFEPDPNAALSAILPQYLRTIFYQILLEARTSELSARLRAMTNATDNADKFVGTLTLDFFRARQSAITNEILEVASGAEALKK